Proteins encoded by one window of Candidatus Obscuribacterales bacterium:
- a CDS encoding DUF3370 domain-containing protein: MKYFPLLLFCLLVLSTSLASADEPNPKTIVEAQEVRALPGKLDKVPVFNSNSPEVVTNEGILLSTFPKEGKSFPDAHLNYPLTGRFDIFTHHIAKTVTENEIKTLYQALLIHNNSDKKTTVHILQIASYLSQPDAPFVPLQDYADNTDGNVFAGPGDRVTSELLRETTSTPGKIILAPHETAVLACWAIPVTDLQPHLNGRSALFKLKSNGPVSIADLATFAKVDSNHQDVAPNLDDWLKVLNTMDLSTPREKAATPTHARPLIYGRVAGVAEGDTWLCKPKKIQVPELGKALSYAISSIDGGTWGTEQIQSAPLLARYPDTAFQAHGNYGIKYDLTLPLHNPAPTARTVAVTFQTPLKSEKKEGQLSFLYPVPNKIFFRGTLRLSYKDDDGQEQTKYVHIVSRRGQQGQPLITLKMKPGSTRTVRVEFLYPPDSTPPQVLTFKTLPAETAGAQ, translated from the coding sequence ATGAAATACTTCCCCCTACTTTTATTTTGCCTTCTTGTATTGTCTACAAGCCTAGCAAGTGCCGATGAACCTAACCCTAAAACCATTGTGGAAGCACAAGAAGTACGTGCGCTGCCAGGCAAATTAGACAAAGTGCCCGTATTCAATTCAAACAGTCCGGAAGTAGTGACTAATGAAGGCATTTTGCTATCCACCTTCCCCAAAGAAGGCAAAAGTTTTCCTGATGCACATTTGAATTATCCGCTGACAGGAAGATTCGATATCTTCACTCACCACATAGCAAAAACAGTAACTGAAAATGAAATCAAAACACTTTATCAAGCTCTTTTGATTCACAACAACTCAGATAAGAAAACAACAGTTCATATTTTGCAAATAGCTAGTTATCTAAGTCAACCGGATGCGCCTTTTGTGCCGTTACAAGACTACGCGGATAATACTGACGGCAACGTATTTGCCGGACCGGGTGATCGCGTGACCAGCGAACTCCTGCGAGAAACCACAAGCACTCCTGGCAAAATCATTCTAGCTCCGCACGAGACCGCTGTTCTTGCTTGCTGGGCAATACCTGTCACAGATCTGCAACCTCATTTAAACGGCAGATCGGCTTTGTTTAAACTAAAGTCTAATGGGCCTGTTTCCATCGCTGATCTGGCAACATTTGCCAAAGTAGACAGCAATCATCAAGATGTTGCGCCAAATTTAGACGATTGGTTAAAAGTACTAAATACAATGGATCTTTCAACACCAAGAGAAAAGGCGGCAACACCAACTCATGCAAGACCACTAATTTATGGCAGGGTAGCAGGAGTTGCCGAAGGCGATACTTGGTTGTGCAAGCCGAAGAAAATTCAAGTCCCGGAATTGGGCAAAGCCCTATCGTATGCAATTAGCTCAATAGACGGCGGTACCTGGGGTACAGAGCAAATTCAAAGCGCACCGCTTTTAGCTCGGTATCCCGACACAGCCTTTCAAGCTCACGGCAATTACGGAATCAAATACGATTTAACATTGCCATTGCATAATCCCGCTCCAACAGCGCGTACTGTAGCCGTTACGTTTCAAACTCCATTGAAGAGCGAGAAGAAAGAAGGACAACTAAGTTTTCTTTATCCTGTGCCGAACAAGATTTTCTTTCGGGGCACATTGCGCTTGAGCTACAAAGATGACGACGGACAAGAGCAGACAAAATATGTCCATATAGTTTCAAGACGTGGGCAACAAGGACAGCCGCTTATAACCTTGAAAATGAAACCCGGATCAACGCGCACTGTGAGAGTCGAATTCCTCTATCCCCCGGACTCAACACCACCGCAAGTGTTGACATTCAAGACGCTGCCGGCTGAAACAGCCGGCGCTCAATAA
- a CDS encoding endonuclease/exonuclease/phosphatase family protein, whose protein sequence is MNLWGGKNREFEEAIKVARDTNPDVIALTEVTQQWWLTFTKAFPDYKYQIVEPHYGGIAILSRLPLEALEIKYFNSIKRPRIHARLMLANGSCVNLLFVHPVIPLYRNQLRDKEFILLSQEINDEKNPKILFGDFNCSPWSPVYAQLLRTTQLVDTQQGFGLQPSWGPHWCPIPIIPIDHYFISSDLSTVSRYIGPDFGSDHRPVIIELALNSELPINSMLSPLTSH, encoded by the coding sequence ATGAATCTCTGGGGTGGCAAGAATCGTGAATTTGAAGAAGCGATCAAAGTGGCACGTGATACCAATCCTGATGTAATTGCCTTGACAGAGGTCACACAACAGTGGTGGCTTACATTTACTAAAGCCTTTCCTGACTACAAATACCAGATTGTCGAACCACATTACGGTGGCATTGCTATTCTAAGCCGGCTTCCACTCGAAGCCCTTGAGATTAAGTACTTCAACTCCATCAAAAGACCACGCATTCATGCCCGATTAATGCTTGCCAATGGTTCCTGCGTAAATTTGCTTTTTGTGCATCCAGTCATTCCTCTTTACCGCAATCAATTACGCGATAAAGAATTCATTTTATTATCACAAGAAATCAACGACGAAAAGAATCCGAAAATTCTTTTCGGTGATTTTAATTGCAGCCCCTGGTCTCCGGTCTACGCGCAACTTTTGCGGACAACACAATTGGTAGACACGCAACAAGGTTTTGGACTCCAGCCATCGTGGGGACCACATTGGTGCCCAATACCTATCATTCCAATTGACCATTACTTCATTAGTAGCGATTTGTCCACCGTTTCTCGATACATTGGTCCTGATTTTGGCTCAGATCATCGTCCGGTTATTATCGAACTAGCTTTAAACTCTGAACTACCAATAAATTCAATGCTTAGTCCTCTAACTTCTCACTAA
- the amrB gene encoding AmmeMemoRadiSam system protein B yields the protein MYFNSNRTRRSVACGLILLAMWGLGQNKAKGQIGIEGTRRPMYAGTWYEADPEVLKNQLDQFLAKATPPVDEQSAGILTKTNSPVTSPITAIIVPHAGYVYSGQAAAYAYKSVQGKNIKRVFLLAPSHYVAFQGAALPTATTYATPLGDLYVDRDVVSQLQHYPAFKRMPDVHRVEHALEMQLAFIREVLGEVSIVPIVIGTLPSKADVKLTGELLRRYITKDDLVVVSSDFTHFGPRYDYQPFTTNIKENIRKLDEQAYDYISKIDLTGFLEFQEKTKDTICGFYPCCVLLSMLDTGTHTTLLNYYTSQDTAQSESDNSVSYLSIAFSGKDWSQPQSIKSDKLSEADKQALLKIARSTLNSYVDKKTVPTLAELGIAPSKALLEEKGAFVTLNKHKELRGCIGHIWPLKPLWQSVQENAVSACSVDYRFDSVKPEELKDIEVEISVLSKPRPISSYKEIVLGRDGIVLAKNGKQSVFLPFVAPQFGWTLDETLTQLSKKAGLEPDDWKEGAHFDVFQAEVFEEGKHN from the coding sequence TTGTACTTCAACTCAAATCGTACAAGGAGATCAGTTGCGTGCGGACTGATTTTGTTAGCCATGTGGGGACTAGGTCAGAATAAAGCAAAAGGTCAGATAGGCATTGAAGGCACCAGACGCCCGATGTATGCCGGTACCTGGTATGAGGCAGATCCCGAAGTTTTAAAAAATCAGTTAGATCAATTCCTAGCAAAGGCAACTCCACCTGTTGATGAACAAAGTGCCGGCATTCTGACCAAAACGAATTCACCTGTAACTTCGCCTATTACTGCAATTATCGTACCGCACGCAGGCTATGTTTATTCCGGACAAGCAGCAGCTTACGCTTACAAGTCAGTACAAGGCAAAAACATCAAAAGAGTATTTCTTTTGGCGCCGAGCCATTATGTTGCCTTCCAGGGTGCGGCACTGCCGACAGCAACAACTTATGCAACACCTTTGGGCGATCTCTATGTAGATCGAGATGTAGTATCGCAGTTGCAGCATTATCCTGCCTTTAAGCGCATGCCGGACGTGCACAGAGTGGAACATGCTCTCGAAATGCAACTCGCTTTCATCCGGGAAGTACTCGGCGAAGTTAGTATTGTGCCCATTGTTATTGGTACTCTTCCGAGCAAGGCAGATGTTAAATTAACTGGTGAATTATTGCGTCGGTATATCACCAAGGACGATCTTGTTGTCGTCAGTTCGGATTTCACACACTTTGGTCCACGTTACGACTATCAACCTTTTACTACAAACATCAAAGAAAATATTCGAAAATTAGACGAGCAGGCCTATGATTACATAAGCAAAATTGATCTGACGGGCTTTTTGGAATTTCAGGAAAAAACCAAAGATACAATATGTGGTTTCTATCCGTGTTGTGTCTTGCTGTCAATGCTCGATACAGGCACTCACACAACCCTGCTTAATTACTACACGTCTCAAGACACCGCACAATCAGAAAGCGACAATTCAGTAAGCTATTTATCCATTGCATTTTCCGGCAAAGACTGGTCTCAACCGCAAAGCATAAAATCCGACAAACTGTCGGAAGCGGACAAACAGGCACTTCTGAAAATTGCGCGGTCAACACTTAATTCATATGTTGACAAAAAGACCGTACCTACACTGGCTGAATTGGGCATAGCACCAAGCAAAGCTTTACTAGAAGAAAAAGGCGCCTTTGTCACCCTCAACAAACACAAAGAACTTAGAGGTTGCATCGGTCATATCTGGCCGTTAAAACCATTGTGGCAATCGGTACAAGAAAACGCTGTTTCAGCATGCTCTGTCGACTATCGATTTGATTCGGTCAAACCGGAAGAGCTGAAAGATATCGAGGTGGAAATTAGCGTACTATCTAAGCCACGTCCCATTTCCAGTTACAAGGAAATCGTGCTGGGGCGCGACGGCATTGTTCTAGCTAAGAATGGCAAGCAGTCGGTTTTCTTACCTTTTGTCGCACCGCAATTCGGCTGGACACTTGATGAAACTCTTACCCAATTGTCTAAGAAAGCAGGACTCGAGCCCGATGACTGGAAAGAAGGTGCCCACTTCGATGTATTTCAAGCCGAGGTGTTTGAGGAAGGAAAGCATAACTAG
- a CDS encoding TonB C-terminal domain-containing protein, translating to MFTREAFLSSLIVLSLSAVQAYAAPAKKAAPAKAAPAKAAPAAAPMAPNMPMPKTQNLTPQYNAYATQLRSKLNTNWNYPDGKNHVTIQCVLSADGIVSDFQISSSPKSAAAEEAANQAFNQAQPLDSLPGNTPSARLTLTFDSTSSQHESSSNLKTHLEPLGKVAVPVNP from the coding sequence GTGTTTACTCGTGAAGCTTTTCTATCCAGCTTGATAGTCCTGTCACTCTCAGCGGTACAAGCTTATGCGGCTCCTGCAAAGAAGGCGGCACCGGCAAAAGCGGCACCGGCAAAAGCGGCTCCGGCAGCGGCACCGATGGCTCCTAATATGCCTATGCCAAAGACTCAAAACCTTACGCCTCAATATAACGCTTATGCAACTCAGTTGCGCAGCAAGCTAAATACCAACTGGAATTATCCGGATGGCAAAAACCATGTCACCATTCAATGCGTCTTGTCTGCCGATGGTATAGTTTCTGATTTTCAAATTTCGAGTTCACCCAAAAGTGCAGCAGCAGAAGAAGCGGCCAATCAAGCTTTCAATCAAGCGCAACCGCTTGATTCTTTGCCGGGTAATACACCATCGGCACGTCTGACATTGACGTTTGATTCCACATCGAGCCAACACGAAAGCTCTTCCAATTTAAAGACACATTTAGAACCGCTGGGAAAAGTCGCAGTTCCTGTTAATCCGTAG
- a CDS encoding FIST C-terminal domain-containing protein has protein sequence MKWTSCAASPTSKKSSLEALIADCAKQVKKSLGGLTPDLVLGFISPHFSDDFERVPQVVLSNLGPTNFIGCSAGGIIGGGQEIEQTPGVALAAAYLPEVNLRAFHVNEDELPDLDDPPSRWEKLLGVAQKDDPSFIILPDPFSFSIDVFISGLDYCFPRAIKIGGLASSASRPGQNALFMNDKAFRSGLVGVALTGDIEVDTVVAQGCRPIGKPLSVTRCQKNLLYELDNKQAIIVLQDILENLSSHDQGLARNALFLGVVMDEFKDTFKPGDFLIRNILGIEPNTGALVVGEILRNARTVQFHLRDAATSADDLRHLLKRYCDEHPEGGLGALLFSCLGRGQHLYGHPNHDSECFREYLGEIPLGGFFCNGEIGPIGGTTFLHGYTSSFGIFRKKAPAKA, from the coding sequence ATGAAATGGACCTCTTGCGCAGCTTCGCCAACCAGCAAGAAATCTTCGCTGGAAGCGCTAATTGCTGATTGCGCAAAGCAAGTAAAAAAATCGCTTGGCGGATTAACACCCGACCTTGTTTTAGGTTTCATTTCGCCGCACTTCAGCGATGATTTTGAGCGGGTACCGCAAGTCGTCTTATCCAATCTCGGACCGACAAATTTTATCGGATGCTCGGCAGGCGGAATAATAGGCGGCGGTCAAGAAATTGAGCAAACACCAGGCGTGGCTCTGGCAGCGGCTTATCTACCTGAGGTGAATCTGCGTGCCTTCCATGTCAATGAGGATGAATTGCCGGATCTCGATGACCCACCATCGCGCTGGGAGAAGTTGCTGGGTGTTGCACAGAAAGACGATCCGAGCTTTATCATTTTGCCGGATCCGTTTTCATTCAGTATTGATGTATTTATTTCCGGACTCGATTACTGTTTTCCACGTGCGATAAAAATTGGTGGTTTAGCCAGCTCCGCTAGCCGTCCGGGACAAAATGCTTTATTCATGAACGACAAGGCTTTCCGCTCAGGACTTGTCGGTGTTGCCTTAACAGGCGACATTGAAGTAGATACGGTAGTAGCGCAAGGCTGCCGTCCAATAGGCAAGCCATTAAGCGTGACGCGTTGCCAGAAGAATCTGCTCTACGAGTTAGACAATAAACAAGCAATTATTGTCTTGCAGGACATTCTGGAAAATTTGTCATCACACGATCAAGGACTAGCGCGCAATGCTCTATTTCTCGGTGTCGTCATGGACGAATTCAAAGACACATTCAAGCCTGGAGACTTCCTCATCCGCAACATTCTCGGCATTGAACCCAACACCGGAGCCTTGGTGGTTGGCGAAATTCTACGCAATGCACGCACTGTACAATTCCACCTGCGTGATGCGGCAACTTCGGCTGATGACTTGCGCCACTTATTGAAACGCTATTGCGATGAACATCCTGAAGGTGGACTAGGAGCGCTGTTATTTTCCTGTCTTGGTCGTGGGCAGCACCTCTATGGTCATCCCAATCATGATAGCGAATGTTTCCGCGAATACTTAGGCGAAATTCCTTTAGGCGGCTTCTTCTGCAACGGTGAGATAGGCCCAATTGGCGGCACCACCTTTTTGCATGGCTATACTTCTTCTTTCGGCATCTTTCGAAAAAAAGCGCCGGCCAAAGCTTAG
- a CDS encoding class II fumarate hydratase, with protein MPVKEHTRIERDSMGTMEVPADVLYGASTQRAVLNFPISDLRFSRSFIKALALIKYCAAEVNAEYGELDKKVADAVKQAAMEVAEGKFDDQFVVDIFQTGSGTSTNMNANEVIANRAIEILGGERGDRKLVHPNDHVNNGMSSNDAIPTAIHVAALIGIEHELIPAAKKLKESLDKKSKEFWNIIKTGRTHLQDATPIRLGQEFLGYAGQIERAIERLEYAKGRLSQVALGGTAVGTGINARTDFAKKVLEKLSKQVGIKITETSNHFQAQSTLDEVVDTSGILKTIAVGMMKIANDVRWLGCGPRAGIGEIALPEVQPGSSIMPGKVNPVIAESVTQVCAQVIGNDTVVAVAGQSGNFELNVMQPVAAYNLLQSIDLLAKSMDNFRLQCVDGIKATERGPELLEAGLMLCTALVPAIGYDASAALAHDAFESGKTVREMAREKTKLTEDELKKLLDPSKMVEPGTKQAGGGG; from the coding sequence ATGCCCGTGAAGGAACATACCCGTATTGAGCGTGATTCGATGGGAACCATGGAGGTTCCAGCCGATGTTTTATATGGTGCCAGCACACAACGCGCAGTGCTGAATTTCCCCATTAGTGATTTGCGCTTTTCCCGTTCTTTCATCAAGGCATTAGCACTAATCAAATATTGCGCAGCTGAAGTAAATGCTGAATACGGCGAACTCGACAAGAAAGTTGCCGACGCTGTTAAGCAAGCTGCCATGGAAGTTGCTGAAGGTAAATTCGACGACCAGTTTGTAGTAGACATTTTTCAAACTGGCTCGGGCACATCGACAAACATGAATGCCAACGAAGTAATTGCCAATCGCGCAATTGAAATTCTTGGCGGAGAACGCGGCGACAGAAAACTCGTTCACCCAAATGATCATGTAAACAACGGCATGTCATCCAACGATGCTATTCCAACTGCTATTCACGTAGCAGCTCTTATCGGCATTGAGCATGAACTAATTCCTGCCGCTAAGAAGCTAAAAGAAAGCCTCGACAAAAAATCCAAAGAGTTTTGGAATATCATCAAAACAGGCCGCACTCACTTACAAGATGCAACACCAATTAGACTGGGACAAGAATTCCTTGGCTATGCAGGTCAGATCGAACGCGCAATTGAGCGCCTTGAGTACGCCAAAGGAAGACTTTCACAAGTAGCGTTAGGCGGAACAGCTGTCGGCACAGGAATTAATGCCCGCACAGATTTTGCCAAAAAGGTTTTGGAAAAACTTTCCAAACAAGTCGGCATAAAAATAACTGAGACATCAAATCACTTCCAAGCACAAAGCACATTGGATGAAGTGGTTGATACTTCAGGCATTTTGAAAACTATCGCTGTCGGCATGATGAAAATTGCCAACGACGTTCGTTGGTTAGGTTGTGGTCCGCGCGCCGGCATTGGCGAAATTGCCCTGCCTGAAGTACAACCTGGAAGCTCCATTATGCCTGGTAAAGTCAATCCCGTAATTGCTGAATCGGTGACGCAAGTCTGCGCGCAAGTCATAGGGAATGACACGGTTGTGGCGGTTGCCGGACAATCGGGCAACTTTGAATTGAACGTCATGCAACCAGTTGCTGCTTACAATCTCTTGCAGTCAATTGATTTATTGGCCAAATCGATGGACAACTTCCGCCTGCAGTGCGTCGACGGCATCAAGGCAACTGAAAGAGGACCGGAACTTCTGGAAGCCGGATTGATGCTCTGCACAGCGCTTGTGCCGGCAATCGGCTATGACGCGTCAGCAGCTCTTGCCCACGATGCTTTTGAATCAGGTAAAACTGTGCGTGAGATGGCTCGCGAGAAAACAAAGCTCACCGAAGACGAACTCAAGAAATTGCTTGACCCATCCAAGATGGTCGAGCCAGGCACCAAACAAGCCGGCGGCGGCGGTTAG
- a CDS encoding type IV toxin-antitoxin system AbiEi family antitoxin domain-containing protein, translating into MSTKRDYLNQGRPLTPMLSRIILTAEEENRHVLRVSDFKKFYQTTDNNARAMIAHLVDTGWLIRLGRGCYQLQSAKTGLEPYPTGDKFVLAGQFAPDSFIAYGSAAEYHGLTTQIFQNVLLATPRRRNQMSQPELKLRFILIDSENYVGFQKTTKAPDVKVATIERTIIDAIDRPDLCGGISDLKEILNRARGKASIQRILEYLPTYHSKSLIQRVGYLLESEGFGLKPAEKKRLLSWCHGNKTYLFSRKQAGTTKLQHYSKDWQLVINAPGFSPIPHQRD; encoded by the coding sequence ATGAGTACAAAACGAGACTACCTCAACCAAGGCCGCCCACTGACTCCGATGCTGTCCAGAATCATTCTGACAGCTGAGGAAGAAAACCGTCATGTCCTGAGGGTGTCGGATTTCAAGAAATTTTATCAAACCACCGACAATAATGCGCGCGCAATGATTGCTCACTTAGTGGACACAGGCTGGCTGATACGGCTTGGTCGTGGTTGCTACCAGCTTCAATCCGCAAAAACCGGACTTGAACCATATCCAACTGGCGATAAATTTGTTCTTGCTGGGCAATTTGCACCTGATAGTTTCATCGCTTATGGCTCCGCAGCCGAATATCACGGTCTCACCACTCAAATCTTTCAAAACGTACTGCTTGCCACTCCCAGGCGAAGAAATCAAATGTCGCAGCCGGAACTAAAGCTGCGCTTCATTTTGATCGACTCAGAAAATTACGTTGGATTTCAAAAGACAACTAAAGCACCCGATGTAAAAGTTGCCACCATAGAGCGAACAATTATTGACGCCATTGATCGTCCTGATCTATGTGGCGGTATTTCTGACCTGAAAGAGATCCTGAATAGGGCTCGCGGCAAAGCATCCATTCAACGTATTCTTGAGTATTTACCAACTTATCATTCAAAATCATTGATTCAGAGGGTTGGCTATCTTTTGGAATCCGAAGGATTTGGTCTGAAGCCAGCAGAAAAGAAACGTTTATTGTCCTGGTGTCATGGCAACAAAACCTATTTGTTTTCACGCAAGCAAGCCGGAACCACCAAACTTCAGCATTATTCAAAAGACTGGCAACTAGTAATTAATGCACCTGGTTTTTCGCCCATCCCTCACCAGAGAGATTAG
- a CDS encoding nucleotidyl transferase AbiEii/AbiGii toxin family protein, which translates to MITESILGRIIHSSGVDDERIVRLDVISVYLLQAFNDAGMFDHMCFKGGNSLRKIFARRPSRFSLDLDFVDASYQHLSDAGLTAHDYYRELQQHIDQRTIYDIHWRVAPVAEEELNTDSVRFDIHYFIYDDKPDSKWQSRTDNLLAFECSLRRPVLLPKEFRELREESWFKHLEFTPSAIPVLQLEEAMAEKIRAAFQRNNARDLYDLYQYNELVFNPELVRIAAVLKCWQDRGLYSGPTNFDPVEFFTKLQPTTYNWEPLKHQVAPHAWVEPAKLLQTITQRYGFLSTLTDEEQQLCLDRWQKRQDLHDSLWHQLRTQAAVTGQ; encoded by the coding sequence GTGATAACAGAAAGCATTTTGGGACGCATCATTCATTCTTCCGGTGTTGATGATGAGCGGATTGTTCGGCTGGATGTGATCTCTGTATATCTTCTTCAAGCATTCAACGATGCAGGAATGTTTGATCATATGTGTTTCAAGGGTGGCAATTCGCTTCGCAAAATATTTGCCAGGAGACCAAGCAGGTTTTCGTTGGATCTTGACTTTGTTGATGCTTCATACCAACACCTGTCTGACGCTGGATTAACGGCTCATGATTATTATCGAGAGCTGCAACAACACATCGATCAACGCACGATTTACGATATTCATTGGCGTGTTGCGCCGGTGGCAGAGGAGGAATTAAATACAGATTCGGTGCGCTTTGACATTCATTATTTTATTTACGATGACAAACCCGACAGTAAATGGCAATCACGAACGGATAACTTACTAGCATTTGAATGTAGTCTTAGGCGTCCAGTCTTGCTGCCCAAAGAATTTCGCGAACTTCGCGAAGAGAGCTGGTTCAAACATCTTGAATTTACACCTTCAGCCATTCCGGTTTTGCAATTGGAAGAGGCAATGGCTGAAAAGATTCGCGCTGCCTTCCAGCGTAATAATGCCAGGGATCTTTATGATCTTTACCAGTACAACGAACTGGTATTTAATCCGGAATTGGTTCGGATCGCAGCCGTTCTTAAATGCTGGCAAGACAGGGGTCTTTATAGCGGTCCTACCAACTTTGATCCAGTTGAGTTTTTCACAAAACTACAGCCAACGACCTACAATTGGGAACCACTAAAACATCAGGTAGCGCCTCATGCCTGGGTTGAACCAGCCAAGCTTTTGCAAACCATTACCCAGCGATATGGTTTCTTGTCAACACTGACAGACGAGGAACAGCAACTGTGCTTAGATCGTTGGCAGAAGCGACAAGATCTTCATGACTCTCTCTGGCACCAACTCAGAACTCAGGCAGCGGTTACCGGTCAATAA